A region from the Lysobacter antibioticus genome encodes:
- a CDS encoding DUF3426 domain-containing protein, whose protein sequence is MFAACPHCGYLVALIVAKDGPTRACPRCGSDLAAAAAIESMPGESASVKAASSEPASSESASTAVADGTDAAAAEVSEAGGIATPAQAADVEDEYDQAGHLAGPASPAEPATRDSANTSDDPAAMAAPTAALAPLSAAADAVVPKRATRKRAGKSETAVAHARLAPSFVRSRARAAAPAARRHWSGPAVAVALGLLLALQLLLAQRDELAADARWRPLVGALCGALPCTIPAWREPAALTMLNRNVLPVAERTGVLRVSASFRNDARWAQPWPTLLLSLEDVDGRRVGQRAFSPEDYRKGYREGELIAPGQSAAVQFDVLEPAPRVVAFTFDFR, encoded by the coding sequence ATGTTCGCTGCCTGCCCTCATTGCGGATACCTCGTCGCGCTGATCGTCGCCAAGGACGGTCCGACCCGGGCCTGCCCGCGTTGCGGCAGCGATCTGGCCGCCGCGGCCGCGATCGAATCAATGCCCGGCGAATCTGCTTCGGTCAAAGCCGCGTCGAGCGAACCGGCTTCCTCCGAATCGGCGAGCACGGCGGTTGCCGATGGGACCGATGCGGCGGCCGCCGAGGTTTCCGAAGCGGGCGGCATCGCAACGCCAGCTCAAGCCGCCGACGTTGAAGACGAATACGACCAGGCCGGCCATCTTGCCGGTCCGGCCAGCCCGGCCGAGCCGGCGACCCGCGACAGCGCGAACACGAGCGACGACCCAGCGGCGATGGCCGCCCCGACCGCGGCCCTGGCGCCGCTCAGCGCCGCCGCCGATGCGGTCGTGCCGAAGCGCGCGACGCGCAAGCGGGCCGGCAAATCCGAAACCGCGGTGGCGCACGCGCGCCTCGCGCCGAGCTTCGTGCGCAGCCGCGCCCGCGCCGCTGCGCCGGCGGCGCGCCGGCACTGGAGCGGCCCGGCGGTGGCGGTCGCGCTCGGCCTGTTGCTGGCCCTGCAACTGCTGCTTGCGCAACGCGACGAACTCGCCGCCGACGCGCGCTGGCGCCCGCTCGTCGGCGCCTTGTGCGGGGCGCTGCCGTGCACGATTCCGGCATGGCGCGAACCGGCCGCGCTGACCATGCTCAATCGCAACGTGCTGCCGGTCGCAGAGCGCACCGGTGTGTTGCGGGTATCGGCCAGCTTCCGCAACGATGCGCGCTGGGCGCAGCCCTGGCCGACCCTGCTGCTGAGCCTGGAAGACGTCGATGGCCGCCGCGTCGGCCAACGTGCGTTCTCTCCAGAGGACTACCGCAAGGGGTACAGGGAAGGCGAACTGATCGCGCCGGGGCAGAGTGCCGCGGTGCAGTTCGACGTGCTCGAACCGGCACCGCGCGTAGTCGCGTTCACGTTCGATTTCCGTTGA
- the accC gene encoding acetyl-CoA carboxylase biotin carboxylase subunit, whose product MLDKVVIANRGEIALRILRACHALGIRTVAVHSTVDRNLKHVAMADESVCIGPAPSSESYLNMASIIAAAEVTDAQAIHPGYGFLSENADFAERVEQSGFIFIGPRAETIRLMGDKVEAIRAMKDAGVPCVPGSGGPLGDDNAANIKIAREIGYPIIVKAAGGGGGRGMRVVHTEAHLNAAIQTTKSEAKAAFGNDMVYMEKFLENPRHVEIQVLADGQGSAIHLGERDCSMQRRHQKVVEEAPAPGITPEQRAEIGKVCVEACIRIGYRGAGTFEFLYENGRFYFIEMNTRIQVEHPVTELVTGIDLVREQLMIAAGRKLSIKQSDIVLEGHAIECRINAEDPETFMPCPGLIQHFHAPGGPGVRVDSHIYEGYRVPPNYDSMIGKLIVHGPDRDTAIARMRVALSEMVVDGIKTNIPLQQRILSDAGFQQGGMNIHYLEKRLKEQKEKTISIV is encoded by the coding sequence ATGCTTGATAAAGTCGTCATCGCCAATCGCGGCGAAATCGCGCTGCGCATCCTGCGCGCCTGCCACGCGCTGGGCATCCGCACGGTCGCGGTGCATTCCACCGTCGATCGCAATCTCAAGCACGTCGCCATGGCCGACGAGTCGGTCTGCATCGGGCCGGCGCCGTCGTCGGAGAGCTATCTCAACATGGCCTCGATCATCGCCGCGGCCGAAGTCACCGACGCCCAGGCGATCCACCCGGGCTACGGTTTCCTCAGCGAAAACGCCGACTTCGCCGAGCGCGTCGAGCAGTCCGGCTTCATCTTCATCGGCCCGCGCGCCGAGACCATCCGCCTGATGGGCGACAAGGTCGAGGCGATCCGCGCGATGAAGGACGCCGGCGTGCCCTGCGTGCCCGGCAGCGGCGGTCCGCTCGGCGACGACAACGCCGCCAACATCAAGATCGCCCGCGAGATCGGCTACCCGATCATCGTCAAGGCCGCCGGCGGCGGCGGCGGCCGCGGCATGCGCGTGGTGCATACCGAGGCCCACCTCAACGCCGCGATCCAGACCACCAAGTCCGAGGCCAAGGCCGCGTTCGGCAACGACATGGTCTACATGGAGAAGTTCCTCGAGAACCCGCGCCATGTCGAGATCCAGGTGCTCGCCGACGGCCAGGGCAGCGCGATCCACCTGGGCGAACGCGACTGCTCGATGCAGCGCCGCCACCAGAAGGTGGTCGAGGAAGCGCCGGCGCCGGGCATCACCCCGGAACAGCGCGCCGAGATCGGCAAGGTCTGCGTCGAAGCCTGCATCCGCATCGGTTACCGCGGCGCCGGCACGTTCGAGTTCCTGTACGAGAACGGCCGCTTCTACTTCATCGAAATGAACACCCGCATCCAGGTGGAGCACCCGGTCACCGAGCTGGTCACCGGCATCGACCTGGTGCGCGAGCAGTTGATGATCGCGGCCGGCCGCAAGCTGTCGATCAAGCAGAGCGACATCGTCCTGGAAGGCCACGCCATCGAGTGCCGCATCAACGCCGAGGACCCGGAAACCTTCATGCCCTGCCCGGGCCTGATCCAGCACTTCCACGCGCCCGGCGGTCCCGGCGTGCGCGTCGACAGCCATATTTACGAAGGCTATCGCGTGCCGCCGAACTACGACTCGATGATCGGCAAGCTGATCGTGCACGGCCCCGACCGCGACACCGCGATCGCGCGCATGCGCGTGGCGCTCAGCGAAATGGTCGTGGACGGCATCAAGACCAACATCCCGCTGCAACAGCGGATCTTGTCGGACGCCGGCTTCCAGCAGGGCGGAATGAACATCCACTACCTGGAAAAGCGGCTCAAGGAACAGAAGGAAAAGACGATCTCGATCGTCTGA
- the dsbD gene encoding protein-disulfide reductase DsbD, whose product MTDDLLPGRRPRAGAALAFTLASLAALFAAPALAVDEKDLLPVDEAFVLAAEASGADRIAVSWKVAPGYYLYKHRISVKSDAGFAAQALQLPKGKAYKDEFFGDVETYRDRIVATLPGQAKAGSAKLTVKYQGCADAGICYPPQTRTVNVALAAPAAAAMDAAPAAAPLVSFGPRGGANPLLGSSPLGAPSAANAGTDALPLPPEQAFGFEAIVSDGNTLLLRFTPARGYYLYRDKTSLKTDLAAIATGKPQWPRGTAHRDEHFGDVTVFFDQIDVPLPLLRKHADAAKLTLTANFQGCQTDGICYPPMTRKVTLDLPRGTVAASVAAPTEPAAGTTAAATSVLPATAAASTQTNTANIAGDASAVGTAASDATPATDAASLAPANDAQTPATNPSDAAAPQAEDSLLAASLKGANRYWALLTFFGFGLLLAFTPCVLPMVPILSGLIVGQGPGLSARRAFSLSLVYVLASAVVFTLAGIVAGLAGANLQIAFQTPWVIVLFALLFVVLSLSSFGLYELQLPHALRSRLSEASNRQRSGSWLGVASMGALSALIVGPCVAPPLAAAVLYIGQTRDPVFGGAALFALAMGMGAPLIVFGVAAGKGLPTTGPWMVAVQRAFGLIFIGMAVWMLSRILPGPVTLALWGALLLGAAVMIALAAGGKTLGQGLRAFAWLLALLLGLAGAAQVFGALAGSDDPLQPLAGLRGGNAAHGAELPFRKIKSGADLDREIAAAQASGQPLMLDFYADWCVACKEMEKYTFPEPQVHEALKGFVLLKVDVTANDEIDQALMKRLEIIGPPATLYFVAGAERRELRLFGYEKAPAFAERAQRARAATR is encoded by the coding sequence ATGACTGACGACCTGCTTCCCGGTCGGCGCCCGCGCGCCGGCGCCGCCCTCGCCTTCACCCTCGCCAGCCTGGCCGCGCTATTCGCCGCGCCGGCGCTCGCGGTCGACGAAAAAGACCTGCTGCCGGTCGACGAGGCCTTCGTGCTCGCGGCCGAGGCCAGCGGCGCGGACCGCATCGCGGTGTCGTGGAAGGTCGCGCCGGGTTATTACCTTTATAAGCACCGCATCTCGGTCAAGAGCGACGCCGGCTTCGCCGCGCAGGCGCTGCAGTTGCCGAAGGGCAAGGCCTACAAGGACGAGTTCTTCGGCGACGTCGAAACTTATCGCGACCGCATCGTCGCCACCCTGCCCGGCCAGGCCAAGGCCGGCAGCGCCAAGTTGACCGTCAAATACCAGGGCTGCGCCGACGCCGGCATCTGCTACCCGCCGCAGACCCGCACCGTCAACGTGGCGCTGGCTGCGCCCGCCGCAGCGGCGATGGATGCCGCCCCGGCCGCCGCGCCGCTGGTGTCGTTCGGCCCGCGCGGCGGTGCCAATCCGCTGCTCGGCAGCAGCCCGCTCGGCGCGCCCTCGGCCGCCAACGCCGGCACCGATGCCTTGCCGTTGCCGCCGGAACAGGCTTTCGGCTTCGAGGCCATCGTCAGCGACGGCAACACCCTGCTGCTGCGCTTCACCCCGGCGCGCGGCTATTACCTGTATCGCGACAAGACCTCGCTGAAGACCGACCTGGCCGCGATCGCCACCGGCAAACCGCAGTGGCCGCGCGGCACCGCGCACCGCGACGAGCATTTCGGCGACGTCACCGTGTTCTTCGACCAGATCGACGTGCCGCTGCCGCTGCTGCGCAAGCACGCCGACGCCGCCAAGCTGACCCTGACCGCGAACTTCCAGGGCTGCCAGACCGACGGCATCTGCTATCCGCCGATGACGCGCAAAGTGACCTTGGATCTGCCGCGCGGCACCGTGGCGGCGAGCGTGGCCGCGCCGACTGAACCGGCCGCCGGCACGACGGCCGCTGCAACCTCTGTATTGCCTGCAACCGCTGCAGCATCGACGCAAACGAACACCGCGAACATCGCCGGCGATGCATCCGCCGTCGGCACGGCCGCGAGCGACGCAACGCCCGCCACCGACGCAGCCAGCCTGGCACCCGCCAACGACGCGCAAACACCCGCGACGAATCCTTCGGACGCGGCCGCGCCGCAGGCCGAAGACAGCCTGCTCGCCGCCTCGCTCAAGGGCGCCAACCGTTATTGGGCGCTGCTGACTTTCTTCGGCTTCGGCCTGCTGCTCGCGTTCACGCCCTGCGTGTTGCCGATGGTGCCGATCCTGTCAGGCCTGATCGTCGGCCAGGGCCCCGGGCTGAGCGCGCGCCGTGCGTTCTCGCTGTCGCTGGTCTACGTGCTGGCCAGCGCCGTGGTGTTCACCCTCGCCGGCATCGTCGCCGGCCTGGCCGGCGCCAATCTGCAGATCGCCTTCCAAACGCCGTGGGTGATCGTGCTGTTCGCCCTGCTGTTCGTGGTGCTGTCGCTGTCGAGCTTCGGCCTGTACGAGCTGCAGTTGCCGCATGCGTTGCGCAGCCGCCTCAGCGAGGCCAGCAATCGCCAGCGCAGCGGCTCCTGGCTCGGCGTCGCCAGCATGGGCGCGTTGTCGGCCTTGATCGTCGGCCCCTGCGTGGCGCCGCCGCTCGCCGCCGCGGTGCTGTACATCGGCCAGACCCGCGACCCGGTGTTCGGCGGCGCGGCCTTGTTCGCGCTCGCCATGGGCATGGGCGCGCCCTTGATCGTGTTCGGCGTCGCCGCCGGCAAGGGCCTGCCGACCACCGGCCCATGGATGGTCGCGGTGCAGCGCGCGTTCGGCCTGATCTTCATCGGCATGGCGGTGTGGATGCTCTCGCGCATCCTGCCCGGCCCGGTGACGCTGGCGCTGTGGGGCGCGCTGCTGCTCGGCGCCGCGGTGATGATCGCGCTGGCAGCCGGTGGCAAGACGCTTGGACAAGGCCTGCGCGCGTTCGCCTGGCTGCTGGCGTTGCTGCTGGGCCTGGCCGGCGCAGCGCAGGTCTTCGGCGCCCTCGCCGGCAGCGACGACCCGCTGCAGCCGCTGGCCGGCCTGCGTGGCGGCAACGCCGCGCACGGCGCCGAGCTGCCGTTCCGCAAGATCAAGTCCGGCGCCGACCTCGACCGCGAGATCGCCGCCGCGCAGGCTTCCGGCCAGCCGCTGATGCTCGACTTCTATGCCGATTGGTGCGTGGCCTGCAAGGAAATGGAGAAGTACACCTTCCCCGAACCGCAGGTCCATGAGGCGCTGAAGGGCTTCGTCCTGCTGAAAGTCGACGTGACCGCGAACGACGAGATCGACCAGGCGCTGATGAAGCGGCTGGAGATCATCGGCCCGCCGGCGACCCTGTACTTCGTCGCCGGCGCCGAGCGCCGCGAGCTGCGTTTGTTCGGCTACGAGAAGGCCCCGGCCTTCGCCGAACGCGCGCAGCGCGCACGTGCCGCGACGCGCTGA
- a CDS encoding four helix bundle protein, whose amino-acid sequence MIRDSDKQRPHERLEVWRDAMSLVESIYRITASFPDSERLGLSMQLRRAAVSVPSNIAEGAARRSRPEYLRFLSMARGSLAEISTQHEIARRLGYLTDNATDTDLLDRTFARLNALIRSLGSSPRAVSETPALHESQFSNPESHA is encoded by the coding sequence GTGATTCGGGATTCGGACAAGCAGCGACCGCACGAGCGCCTGGAGGTCTGGCGTGATGCGATGTCGCTGGTTGAGTCGATCTATCGCATCACCGCCTCTTTTCCCGACAGCGAGCGTCTGGGCTTGTCGATGCAGTTGCGCAGAGCCGCGGTAAGCGTCCCGTCGAACATCGCCGAGGGCGCGGCCCGGCGGTCGAGGCCGGAGTACTTACGGTTCCTGTCGATGGCACGCGGCTCGCTCGCCGAAATCAGCACGCAACATGAGATCGCCCGCCGCCTCGGCTACCTCACCGACAACGCCACGGACACGGACTTGCTGGACCGAACCTTCGCCCGTCTGAACGCTCTGATCCGCTCGCTCGGCTCATCGCCGCGCGCCGTCAGCGAGACGCCCGCGCTTCACGAATCCCAATTCTCGAATCCCGAATCCCATGCTTGA
- the aroQ gene encoding type II 3-dehydroquinate dehydratase gives MAKLLVLHGPNLNLLGTREPEVYGRTTLAEIDAGLREHAEAAGHALDSLQSNAEHVLVDRVQAARTDGTAMILINPAAFTHTSVALRDALAAVAIPFIEIHLSNPHTREPFRHHSYFSDHAVGVVCGFGADSYRYALDAAIKRLAT, from the coding sequence ATGGCCAAGCTCCTGGTCCTGCACGGCCCCAACCTCAACCTGCTCGGCACGCGCGAGCCGGAGGTCTACGGCCGCACCACCCTGGCCGAGATCGATGCCGGGCTGCGCGAGCACGCCGAGGCCGCCGGACACGCCCTGGACAGCCTGCAGTCGAACGCCGAGCACGTCCTGGTCGACCGGGTCCAGGCGGCGCGCACCGACGGCACGGCGATGATCCTGATCAACCCGGCCGCCTTCACCCATACCAGCGTCGCCCTGCGCGACGCCCTGGCCGCGGTGGCGATCCCGTTCATCGAGATCCACCTGTCCAACCCGCACACCCGCGAGCCGTTCCGCCACCACAGCTATTTCAGCGACCACGCCGTCGGCGTGGTCTGCGGCTTCGGCGCCGACAGCTACCGCTACGCGCTCGACGCCGCCATCAAGCGACTGGCGACCTGA
- the fis gene encoding DNA-binding transcriptional regulator Fis has translation MNALNDRNEAARSGPRVPLRDHVATSIRRYLGDLNGSGTENLYEIALRELEIPLFAEVLQHCDGNQSRAAAMLGIHRATLRKKLREYGLE, from the coding sequence TTGAACGCTCTCAACGACCGCAACGAAGCCGCCCGCTCCGGACCTCGCGTTCCGCTGCGCGACCATGTCGCGACTTCGATCCGTCGTTACCTGGGCGACTTGAACGGCAGCGGCACCGAGAACCTCTACGAGATCGCCTTGCGCGAGCTCGAAATCCCCTTGTTCGCCGAAGTCCTGCAGCATTGCGACGGCAACCAGAGCCGCGCCGCGGCCATGCTCGGTATTCACCGTGCGACCCTGCGCAAGAAACTGCGCGAGTACGGGCTGGAGTAA
- the accB gene encoding acetyl-CoA carboxylase biotin carboxyl carrier protein produces the protein MDLRKIKKLIDLLEESNLAEIEIKEGEESVRLARTPKGGYAYAPPQMQAAPYAEQRPAPAMPMHSPTEAATGGSAKPGSDLPDGHVVRAPMVGTFYASPAPDKPSFVSVGQAVKAGDTLGIIEAMKMFNPIEADVSGTVLKVMAESGQPIEFDQPLFVIG, from the coding sequence ATGGACCTGCGCAAAATCAAGAAACTGATCGACCTGCTCGAGGAATCCAACCTCGCCGAGATCGAGATCAAGGAAGGCGAAGAATCCGTCCGCCTGGCCCGCACCCCGAAGGGCGGCTATGCCTACGCGCCGCCGCAGATGCAGGCCGCGCCCTACGCCGAGCAGCGCCCGGCCCCGGCCATGCCGATGCATTCGCCGACCGAAGCGGCCACCGGCGGCAGCGCCAAGCCCGGCAGCGACCTGCCCGACGGCCACGTCGTGCGCGCGCCGATGGTCGGCACCTTCTACGCCTCGCCGGCGCCGGACAAGCCCTCCTTCGTCAGCGTCGGCCAGGCGGTCAAGGCCGGCGACACGCTCGGCATCATCGAAGCGATGAAGATGTTCAACCCGATCGAAGCCGACGTCTCCGGCACGGTGCTCAAGGTCATGGCCGAGAGCGGCCAGCCGATCGAGTTCGATCAGCCTTTGTTCGTGATCGGCTGA
- the prmA gene encoding 50S ribosomal protein L11 methyltransferase, with the protein MPFLELTLRCSEAEQPRYEAALDDVGSLAVTMLDADADTGNEHAILEPGVGETPLWQSIVLSALFPHDADALVILAALESFDPGLEWTQVRFRQVEDQDWERAWMDQYEPLQFGRRTWIVPWNHELPAGADAADAAVVRLDPGLAFGSGTHPTTSLCLQWLDALADEGALADRSVLDFGCGSGILALAALKLGAAHAVGVDNDPQAVIATHDNAERNEVAERIEVHLPQDEPAATYPVVVANILASALVALADTLAARVAPGGRIALSGILAGQEDEVLARYAADFEQLRADRLEDWMRVTGVRRR; encoded by the coding sequence ATGCCCTTTCTCGAACTGACCCTGCGCTGCAGCGAAGCCGAACAACCGCGCTACGAGGCCGCACTCGACGACGTCGGCTCGCTGGCGGTGACGATGCTCGACGCCGATGCCGACACCGGCAACGAGCACGCGATCCTCGAACCCGGCGTCGGCGAAACGCCGTTGTGGCAGTCGATCGTACTCAGTGCGCTGTTCCCGCACGACGCCGACGCGCTGGTGATCCTGGCCGCGCTGGAGTCGTTCGACCCGGGCCTGGAGTGGACCCAGGTGCGTTTTCGCCAGGTCGAGGACCAGGACTGGGAACGCGCCTGGATGGACCAGTACGAGCCGCTGCAGTTCGGCCGCCGCACCTGGATCGTGCCGTGGAACCACGAGCTGCCCGCCGGCGCCGACGCGGCCGATGCCGCGGTGGTGCGCCTCGACCCGGGCCTGGCGTTCGGCTCCGGCACCCACCCGACCACCTCGCTGTGCCTGCAATGGCTCGACGCGCTGGCCGACGAAGGCGCCCTCGCCGACCGCAGCGTGCTCGACTTCGGCTGCGGCTCGGGCATTCTCGCCCTCGCTGCGCTCAAGCTCGGCGCCGCCCACGCGGTCGGCGTCGACAACGATCCGCAGGCGGTCATCGCCACCCACGACAACGCCGAACGCAACGAAGTCGCCGAACGCATCGAAGTGCATCTGCCGCAGGACGAACCGGCCGCGACCTATCCGGTGGTGGTCGCCAACATTCTCGCCTCGGCGCTGGTCGCCCTGGCCGATACCCTGGCCGCGCGGGTCGCGCCCGGCGGGCGCATCGCGCTGTCGGGCATCCTCGCCGGGCAGGAAGACGAAGTGCTCGCGCGCTACGCGGCGGACTTCGAGCAGCTGCGCGCCGACCGTCTCGAAGACTGGATGCGCGTCACAGGCGTACGCCGGCGCTGA
- a CDS encoding TlpA family protein disulfide reductase: MAISSTVKLVALALGAGALGLLAGQFVGGGGWLMRTELGQRFLQDRMVSGAPKPPADLAVASRGQAMPPITLPGLDGAPTQLPQAYAGRPIMINLWASWCGPCIKEMPELNRYAKAQGGQGTQVVGIALDNAGDVAAFLQRVPVDYPILLDAPGPRDAGVRLGNLKGVLPYTVLIGADGKLIKQRIGPFEDGEIEGWVD; encoded by the coding sequence ATGGCGATCTCCTCGACCGTCAAACTCGTCGCCCTGGCGCTCGGCGCGGGCGCGCTCGGCCTGCTCGCCGGGCAGTTCGTCGGCGGGGGCGGCTGGCTGATGCGCACCGAACTCGGCCAGCGTTTCCTGCAAGACCGCATGGTCAGCGGCGCGCCCAAGCCGCCGGCCGACCTGGCGGTGGCGAGCCGCGGCCAAGCGATGCCGCCGATCACCCTGCCCGGCCTGGACGGCGCCCCGACACAATTGCCGCAGGCCTACGCCGGCCGGCCGATCATGATCAACCTGTGGGCCAGTTGGTGCGGGCCCTGCATCAAGGAAATGCCCGAGCTCAACCGCTACGCCAAGGCCCAGGGCGGCCAAGGCACGCAAGTGGTCGGCATCGCCCTCGACAACGCCGGGGACGTCGCCGCCTTTCTGCAGCGGGTGCCGGTGGATTACCCGATCCTGCTCGACGCCCCCGGCCCGCGCGATGCCGGCGTCCGCCTCGGCAACCTCAAGGGCGTGCTGCCGTATACCGTGCTGATCGGCGCCGACGGCAAGCTGATCAAGCAGCGGATCGGCCCGTTCGAGGACGGCGAGATTGAGGGCTGGGTCGACTGA